A single Oncorhynchus mykiss isolate Arlee chromosome 22, USDA_OmykA_1.1, whole genome shotgun sequence DNA region contains:
- the LOC110502014 gene encoding gastrin-releasing peptide receptor, with amino-acid sequence MSLEDSLILNPDNILMFNLSRASGIETGVQEPYIWLPGIVIATVYGLLIIIGIIGNVTLMRTFIAVKSMRTVPNLLMSSLALGDLLLLVTCAPVDASRYLAEEWLFGRVGCKLIPFIQLTSVGVSVFTLTALSVDRYKAIVKPMDIQRSTAKISFRAAAIWLFSMTLAIPEAIFSDLHTFNIGQTNDTFVTCAPYPNAGELHPKIHSIAFFLIFYIIPLIIISVYYCLIACSLIRSASDIPVEAHLHIQKQIESRKRLAKTVLVFVVLFAVCWLPSHVIYLYRSYHYGQVDTSLGHFIASVCARVLAFINSCINPFALYLLSNSFHKQFDKQLRCCRRPRIRCNAQGTRRTNMRLTSVKSTNHSLDNFSHGAHVCQEGCV; translated from the exons ATGTCTTTGGAGGACTCCTTAATTTTAAACCCCGATAACATATTGATGTTTAACTTGTCGCGGGCATCCGGTATCGAGACAGGGGTCCAGGAGCCCTACATTTGGCTGCCCGGTATCGTTATCGCCACCGTCTACGGACTTCTAATCATTATTGGAATTATCGGTAACGTCACGCTCATGAGAACGTTTATCGCCGTTAAATCCATGCGGACGGTGCCCAACCTATTAATGTCCAGCCTCGCGCTCGGTGACCTTCTGCTGCTTGTCACGTGCGCTCCGGTGGACGCAAGTCGGTACCTCGCTGAAGAGTGGCTCTTCGGCCGGGTGGGATGCAAACTCATCCCTTTCATCCAACTCACCTCCGTCGGGGTTTCTGTTTTCACACTCACTGCGCTCTCTGTAGATAG GTACAAGGCCATTGTCAAACCCATGGACATTCAGAGGTCCACAGCTAAGATCTCCTTCCGAGCAGCAGCCATCTGGCTGTTCTCCATGACCCTGGCCATTCCTGAGGCAATCTTCTCCGATCTTCACACCTTTAACATCGGCCAGACCAATGACACCTTTGTGACATGTGCCCCCTACCCCAACGCCGGGGAACTGCACCCTAAGATCCACTCCATTGCCTTCTTCCTCATCTTCTACATCATTCCACTCATCATTATCTCTGTGTACTACTGCCTCATCGCATGCAGCCTGATCCGGAGCGCCTCAGACATACCCGTGGAGGCACACTTACATATCCAGAAACAg ATTGAGTCTAGGAAACGTCTGGCTAAGACAGTGCTGGTGTTTGTGGTTCTGTTCGCTGTGTGCTGGCTCCCAAGTCACGTGATCTACCTGTACCGCTCCTACCACTACGGCCAGGTGGATACGTCCCTGGGTCACTTCATTGCCAGTGTGTGTGCCCGCGTCCTGGCCTTCATCAACTCCTGCATTAACCCTTTCGCCCTCTACCTGCTCAGCAACAGCTTCCACAAGCAGTTCGACAAGCAGCTCCGCTGCTGCCGCCGCCCACGAATCAGGTGTAACGCTCAGGGCACGAGGCGGACCAACATGCGACTGACTTCGGTCAAGAGCACCAATCACTCACTGGATAACTTCAGCCATGGGGCTCATGTTTGTCAGGAAGGCTGTGTGTAG